The Sphingomonas sp. So64.6b genome includes a region encoding these proteins:
- a CDS encoding protein-glutamate O-methyltransferase CheR, translating into MHIFAALLEQRTGQQIAANREWRIETALKPVMRERGLETLDDLAGAIVGGRDPVVADQVVDALLNQESSFFRDAAVLDMIPPALDAMRAEGPTRRLRVWSAGCSMGQEPLSLAMLFAEHEAATGLQSPEIVATDVSENAISRARAGRFSQFEIQRGLPVRRMMRWFDTVGLDWIARPELVRRISFRRLNLVADPLPIGRFDVILCRNVLLYLSPSLRCQVLDRLAQVMRPGGLLVLGAGETVIGQTEAFRPSPDYRGLYEPTGIVSCGMAARA; encoded by the coding sequence ATGCACATCTTCGCCGCGTTGCTCGAACAGCGTACCGGCCAGCAGATCGCGGCGAACCGTGAATGGCGTATCGAGACCGCACTCAAACCGGTGATGCGCGAACGCGGACTGGAAACGCTCGACGATCTGGCCGGGGCCATCGTCGGTGGACGCGACCCGGTGGTCGCCGATCAGGTGGTGGACGCCTTGCTCAACCAGGAAAGTTCATTCTTCCGCGATGCGGCGGTACTCGACATGATCCCGCCGGCCCTCGACGCGATGCGCGCCGAGGGACCGACGCGACGATTGCGTGTGTGGTCGGCTGGTTGTTCAATGGGACAGGAGCCCTTGTCGCTGGCGATGCTTTTCGCCGAGCATGAGGCGGCGACCGGATTGCAGTCGCCCGAGATCGTCGCGACCGATGTTTCGGAAAACGCAATTTCGCGCGCGCGGGCGGGGCGCTTTTCGCAATTCGAGATTCAGCGCGGTTTGCCGGTGCGCCGCATGATGCGTTGGTTCGATACGGTTGGCCTGGATTGGATTGCCCGGCCCGAACTGGTTCGCCGCATCTCCTTCCGCCGGCTCAATCTGGTCGCCGATCCACTGCCGATCGGGCGCTTTGATGTGATCCTGTGCCGCAACGTTCTGCTTTATCTGTCGCCGTCATTGCGCTGTCAGGTACTCGATCGCCTGGCGCAGGTGATGCGGCCAGGCGGTTTGCTCGTGCTCGGTGCGGGCGAAACGGTGATCGGCCAGACCGAAGCGTTCCGACCTTCACCCGATTATCGGGGGCTTTACGAGCCGACCGGCATCGTGTCCTGTGGGATGGCCGCGCGCGCCTGA
- a CDS encoding chemotaxis protein CheB, whose translation MIEASRRFVVAGAVPDAQAALTFLKGNAVDAILLDIDMPGTDGLTALPDLIAASRGAKVLIVSSSCDEGAATTIQALALGAADTLVKPGVGAFAGRFAEVLTDKLTRLLEIDDIVEDVLPTVSVRSDSGGFDIVAIGASTGGIHALSQLLREIPASFPLPILITQHLPESFMPYFAAQVAVLAGRPCDVATDCMRIRPGRVIIAPGDGHMRLVNLGDGSAAVRLSREPVKSGCMPSVDPMFESLAEVFGARALAIVLSGMGRDGSDGAKRLAEAGGCVVVQDQASSVVWGMPGAIASAGGANAILPPDEIGRLIAMRRRP comes from the coding sequence ATGATCGAGGCGAGCCGCCGTTTCGTGGTCGCCGGAGCGGTCCCCGATGCTCAGGCCGCGCTGACCTTTCTAAAGGGCAACGCGGTTGACGCGATCCTGCTCGATATCGACATGCCAGGGACCGACGGGCTGACCGCCTTGCCCGACCTGATCGCGGCAAGCCGCGGCGCCAAGGTGCTGATCGTTTCGTCCTCATGCGATGAGGGCGCGGCGACCACGATCCAGGCACTGGCGCTGGGTGCTGCCGATACGCTGGTCAAACCCGGCGTCGGTGCGTTCGCCGGCCGTTTCGCCGAAGTGCTGACTGACAAGCTGACGCGTCTGCTCGAGATCGACGACATCGTCGAGGACGTGTTGCCGACGGTATCGGTGCGCAGCGACAGCGGCGGCTTCGACATCGTTGCGATCGGCGCGTCGACCGGCGGGATTCATGCGCTCAGCCAGCTGCTGCGCGAGATTCCGGCGAGCTTTCCACTGCCGATCCTGATCACCCAGCATCTGCCCGAATCCTTCATGCCCTATTTCGCGGCACAGGTGGCGGTGCTCGCCGGACGGCCGTGCGACGTCGCGACCGATTGCATGCGCATTCGTCCGGGCCGGGTGATCATCGCACCTGGCGATGGCCATATGCGCCTGGTCAATCTCGGTGACGGCTCGGCCGCGGTGCGACTGTCGCGTGAACCGGTGAAAAGCGGTTGCATGCCCTCAGTCGACCCGATGTTCGAGAGCCTGGCCGAGGTGTTCGGCGCGCGCGCGCTGGCAATCGTGCTCAGCGGCATGGGCCGGGATGGCAGCGACGGTGCGAAACGGCTTGCCGAGGCCGGCGGCTGCGTCGTCGTGCAGGATCAGGCGAGTTCGGTTGTGTGGGGCATGCCTGGTGCGATCGCCAGCGCGGGCGGCGCCAATGCGATCCTGCCGCCCGACGAGATCGGCCGGCTGATCGCCATGCGGCGGCGGCCCTGA
- a CDS encoding response regulator, producing MKTCLVVDDSKVIRKVARHILETLNFTVSEAGDGREALDSCLASAPDVVLLDWNMPVMSGMDFLRALRDSAVSHRPKVVFCTTENGMAHIRAAIEAGADEYVMKPFDRETLESKLQIVGMA from the coding sequence ATGAAGACGTGCCTGGTGGTCGATGATTCGAAGGTGATCCGCAAGGTTGCCCGACATATTCTGGAAACGCTGAACTTCACCGTTTCCGAAGCGGGCGACGGCCGCGAGGCGCTCGATTCCTGTCTGGCATCTGCCCCCGACGTAGTTCTGCTCGACTGGAACATGCCGGTGATGAGCGGGATGGATTTCCTCCGCGCGCTGCGCGACAGCGCGGTTTCGCATCGGCCCAAGGTAGTGTTCTGCACCACCGAGAACGGCATGGCGCATATTCGCGCCGCGATCGAAGCCGGCGCCGACGAATATGTCATGAAGCCGTTCGATCGCGAGACGCTGGAAAGCAAGCTCCAGATCGTCGGCATGGCCTGA
- a CDS encoding chemotaxis protein CheW yields the protein MTQLFLIAHVAGRAVAIESGQVESVVDIGDVVPVPRAASQVLGLAALRSRVVTVIDTRAALGVPPASVPATRAIITLADGHHYAVLVDSLEDVLPFDLVPLSSGIVLDGGWRATGCGIVERDGEAILAIDLRALIPGLTALAA from the coding sequence ATGACGCAATTGTTTCTGATCGCCCATGTCGCCGGTCGCGCGGTGGCGATCGAATCGGGACAAGTCGAATCGGTCGTCGATATCGGTGACGTCGTGCCCGTCCCGCGCGCGGCGAGCCAGGTGCTCGGCCTGGCGGCGCTCCGCAGCCGGGTCGTGACGGTGATCGACACCCGCGCTGCGCTGGGCGTCCCGCCCGCCAGCGTACCGGCGACACGCGCGATCATCACGCTCGCCGATGGGCATCATTATGCGGTGCTGGTCGATTCGCTGGAGGACGTCTTGCCCTTCGACCTTGTGCCCTTGTCATCGGGTATCGTGCTCGATGGCGGTTGGCGCGCGACGGGGTGCGGGATTGTCGAGCGTGATGGCGAGGCGATCCTGGCGATCGACTTGCGCGCGTTGATTCCCGGCCTGACGGCGCTGGCGGCGTGA
- a CDS encoding chemotaxis protein CheW, giving the protein MDDLLQEFIAETRETLEALSGEIVAWESDPSDRNRLDAIFRFVHTVKGSCGFLDLPRLARLSHAAEDVLAAVRSGTRTPDTSLVNAVLAIVDRIGEIVEAIDAGAALADSGEDLLIAALDEGSEPETVAPAPSALTPRAPLRSVRLNVDLLDRMMSGMSDMVLARNELARRLRDDGVDPAVEAALERLSLTVAEMRDTVTRTRMQKIDALFSALPRMVRDTAAELGKSVNLHIEGADVELDREMIEMMRDPLVHIVRNAIDHGIEAPALRRVLGKREHGRLTVAARQSGNQIIIEIGDDGQGIDTERLIAKIAGTGRSERDLRALSDKARLDLIFEAGLTTKDEVTSISGRGVGMDVVRANIEQIGGRIDLHNNPGKGLRIAIHVPLTLSIISTIGVGVGDQRFAISRQAIEEIVRVGGDAIRIDMLGDTPAATVRERRMPLVDLSGTLGMTASGPPPMLVIVSVVGGSYALAVDAVLDHEELVIKPAAPAVMSTGLYAGQTLPDSGLPMLLLDCTGIATVAGLTFHREIVDEDDIPEISVAERPSALLFDDLDGVRRLVPLSVIDRVEPVSTDAIRFAAGRWRLSIDGRIIPLATQGEIGERLDVSVLRLRDGAMEIGYAIAEALDIVSLPDAIAPAREVGPVAGVVALDDEQIELLDVHWLFATHGEEGREESPPVCLIDGADTVWMTTFLKPVLEGAGYRVATRLSADETAAVVLTMDSGAPARIGAAPVVRLRQDRSANGINDDSIYRYDRGALLAALAERAGRCSGGQG; this is encoded by the coding sequence ATGGACGATCTTCTTCAAGAATTCATCGCCGAGACGCGAGAGACGCTGGAAGCGCTTTCCGGCGAGATCGTCGCGTGGGAGAGCGATCCATCCGATCGCAACCGGCTCGACGCGATTTTTCGCTTCGTCCATACGGTCAAGGGAAGCTGCGGTTTCCTCGATCTGCCGCGGCTCGCCCGGCTGAGCCATGCTGCCGAGGATGTCCTTGCCGCAGTGCGATCGGGGACGCGGACTCCCGACACGTCGCTGGTCAACGCGGTACTCGCGATCGTTGACCGAATCGGCGAGATCGTCGAAGCGATCGACGCAGGCGCGGCGCTGGCCGATTCGGGTGAGGATCTGCTGATCGCGGCGCTCGACGAAGGATCGGAGCCGGAAACCGTCGCTCCAGCGCCCTCTGCGCTCACCCCGCGCGCGCCGTTGCGCAGCGTGCGGCTGAATGTCGACCTGCTCGACCGAATGATGTCGGGCATGTCCGACATGGTGCTGGCGCGCAACGAACTGGCGCGGCGTTTGCGTGACGATGGCGTCGATCCCGCGGTCGAAGCCGCGCTGGAACGCCTGTCGTTGACCGTCGCGGAGATGCGCGACACGGTGACCCGGACGCGCATGCAGAAGATCGATGCATTGTTTTCCGCGCTGCCGCGCATGGTGCGCGACACGGCGGCGGAACTGGGCAAGTCGGTCAACCTCCATATCGAAGGCGCCGATGTCGAACTCGATCGCGAAATGATCGAGATGATGCGCGATCCGCTGGTGCATATCGTGCGTAACGCAATCGATCATGGGATCGAGGCGCCAGCGCTGCGCCGTGTGCTGGGCAAGCGCGAACATGGTCGGCTGACCGTCGCCGCGCGCCAGTCGGGCAACCAGATCATCATCGAGATCGGTGATGACGGGCAGGGCATCGACACCGAACGGCTGATCGCCAAGATCGCCGGCACCGGGCGGTCCGAGCGCGATCTTCGCGCGTTGAGCGACAAGGCCAGGCTCGACCTCATCTTCGAGGCGGGGCTCACCACCAAGGACGAGGTCACTTCGATCTCTGGGCGCGGCGTCGGCATGGATGTGGTGCGCGCCAATATCGAGCAGATCGGCGGCCGCATCGATCTGCACAACAATCCCGGCAAGGGCCTGCGCATCGCCATCCATGTGCCGCTGACCCTGTCGATCATCTCGACCATTGGGGTCGGGGTCGGCGATCAGCGCTTCGCCATCTCGCGCCAGGCGATCGAGGAAATCGTGCGCGTCGGCGGCGATGCGATCCGCATCGATATGCTCGGCGATACGCCGGCGGCGACGGTCCGCGAACGACGTATGCCGCTGGTCGATCTGTCGGGCACGCTGGGCATGACCGCGAGCGGTCCGCCCCCGATGCTGGTGATCGTCAGCGTGGTCGGTGGCAGTTATGCACTCGCGGTCGATGCCGTGCTCGATCATGAGGAACTGGTCATCAAGCCGGCGGCGCCGGCAGTGATGTCGACCGGCCTTTATGCCGGGCAAACCTTGCCCGACAGTGGCTTGCCCATGCTGTTGCTCGATTGCACCGGCATCGCCACCGTCGCCGGCCTGACTTTCCATCGCGAGATCGTCGATGAGGATGATATTCCCGAAATCAGCGTGGCCGAACGCCCCAGCGCTTTGTTGTTCGACGACCTCGACGGTGTGCGCCGCCTGGTGCCGCTGTCGGTCATCGATCGCGTCGAGCCGGTATCGACCGATGCGATCCGCTTTGCCGCCGGGCGGTGGCGGTTGTCGATAGACGGCCGGATCATCCCGCTCGCCACTCAGGGTGAGATCGGCGAACGCCTCGACGTATCAGTGCTGCGCTTGCGCGATGGCGCGATGGAGATTGGTTACGCGATCGCCGAAGCGCTCGATATCGTGTCGCTGCCCGATGCCATCGCGCCGGCGCGCGAGGTCGGACCAGTCGCCGGCGTGGTCGCGCTCGATGACGAACAGATCGAACTGCTCGACGTCCATTGGCTGTTCGCGACTCACGGCGAGGAGGGGCGGGAGGAGAGCCCCCCGGTTTGCCTGATCGACGGGGCGGACACGGTGTGGATGACGACCTTCCTGAAACCGGTGCTGGAAGGCGCTGGTTACCGCGTCGCGACCAGGCTGAGCGCGGATGAAACCGCTGCGGTGGTCCTGACCATGGATTCGGGCGCCCCGGCGCGGATCGGCGCTGCGCCGGTTGTCCGACTGCGCCAGGACCGCTCGGCCAATGGCATAAACGACGATAGTATCTATCGTTACGATCGGGGGGCATTGCTTGCCGCGCTCGCCGAGCGGGCAGGCAGATGCTCGGGAGGGCAGGGCTGA
- a CDS encoding SGNH/GDSL hydrolase family protein → MMIRIFTLLVAVAMATLIGFVLGRSGRWQDYEQRRLGVMQAIVRQVGPGQMLIVGDSIVEMQSLPEICGLVPINAGISGARSQDLLGFSSAAIALTGPSRIVFAVGVNDLLQGTDLKQWTAQTTELVDQWRGKPIIIGITAIKKADPAMAERMNAVLRDLATKRGGIFVKGLSAPETYDGVHPSRAGAKAWQQRLAAACAGPQPALNAAPNSSTGSAGSDT, encoded by the coding sequence ATGATGATCAGAATATTCACCCTGCTGGTTGCTGTGGCGATGGCGACCCTTATCGGCTTCGTGCTGGGCCGTTCCGGCAGGTGGCAAGATTATGAACAGCGCCGGCTCGGCGTGATGCAGGCGATCGTCCGGCAAGTGGGTCCGGGTCAGATGCTGATCGTCGGCGACAGCATCGTCGAGATGCAGTCGCTGCCGGAGATTTGCGGTTTGGTGCCGATCAATGCCGGCATCAGCGGTGCCCGGTCGCAAGACCTGCTCGGTTTTTCCTCGGCGGCGATCGCGTTGACCGGGCCGTCACGTATCGTTTTCGCCGTCGGCGTCAACGATCTGCTGCAAGGCACCGACCTGAAACAATGGACCGCTCAGACCACCGAACTTGTCGATCAATGGCGAGGCAAGCCGATCATCATCGGCATCACCGCGATCAAAAAGGCCGATCCGGCGATGGCGGAGCGAATGAACGCCGTACTGCGCGACCTGGCGACGAAACGCGGCGGCATTTTCGTCAAAGGGCTAAGCGCGCCCGAAACCTATGACGGCGTGCACCCGTCGCGCGCTGGCGCCAAGGCATGGCAGCAACGCCTTGCCGCAGCCTGCGCCGGGCCTCAGCCCGCCTTGAACGCGGCCCCGAACAGCAGCACCGGTTCCGCCGGATCGGATACCTGA
- a CDS encoding histidine phosphotransferase family protein → MTISAVDFASLLCSRLCHDLLSPVGALNNGLELLADEHDPEMRQRCLELLNESARASANKLKFFRLAFGAAGGFGEMVDSREARAAIEGLFGDNHRVKLGWLIEDTTLPKPAIKALLNLALIAGDALIRGGQLDVGAESVGGQVEIVVRADGPRIVLDQELRNALSGETGDAVITPRAAAAYLVHALVAEGGGRIQVSDPAEPVLLFGAAFKAG, encoded by the coding sequence ATGACCATCAGTGCGGTCGATTTCGCCAGCCTGCTTTGTTCGCGACTTTGCCATGACCTGCTCAGCCCGGTGGGCGCGCTCAACAACGGCCTCGAATTGCTTGCCGACGAGCATGATCCCGAGATGCGCCAGCGTTGTCTGGAATTGCTCAACGAAAGCGCGCGCGCGTCAGCCAACAAGCTGAAATTCTTCCGGCTCGCCTTTGGTGCGGCGGGCGGGTTCGGCGAAATGGTGGATTCGCGCGAGGCGCGCGCAGCGATAGAGGGGCTGTTTGGGGACAATCATCGCGTCAAGCTCGGCTGGCTGATCGAGGACACGACGCTGCCCAAGCCGGCGATCAAGGCATTGCTCAACCTGGCGCTGATCGCGGGCGACGCGCTGATCCGCGGTGGGCAGCTCGACGTCGGGGCGGAAAGCGTCGGCGGCCAGGTCGAGATCGTCGTGCGTGCCGACGGGCCGCGCATCGTGCTCGATCAGGAATTGCGCAATGCGTTGAGCGGCGAGACCGGCGATGCCGTCATCACGCCGCGCGCGGCCGCCGCCTATCTCGTTCATGCGCTCGTTGCGGAAGGTGGCGGTCGGATTCAGGTATCCGATCCGGCGGAACCGGTGCTGCTGTTCGGGGCCGCGTTCAAGGCGGGCTGA
- a CDS encoding tannase/feruloyl esterase family alpha/beta hydrolase, with protein sequence MQITGWALSTLGSLLATSAMAAPPARQAATPMVARCAAMKGFKLAGIKITATFHVKEGTAPTGSSAPLATRLPAYCQAEGVINERSGFQGKPYGIRFALALPDDWRGRFLLQGGGGLNGSVKPPFGAAAAGNRPALARGFAVASHDSGHVGAVFDGAFMADQRANLNFSEASVRVVAEAAKRMTAGYYRKAIAHSYMAGCSTGGRESMLASQRYPELFDGIVVGAPAMRTGNSNLGTFWAGVQFNQAAPRDPQGLPVVDRIFSAGDRKLFLDGLLGQCDALDGLKDRVISNVSACKFKPALLQCKGEKTETCFSPAQVKAIEAAYQPPKDASGRALYAPFPYDTGNIADGPGIPGFFPTGRPGIFGPPNRDLAMDVDARIEAIRANAGQRLTDTDIWTNLNAFTGHGGKILFYHGVSDPWFSAWDTLDYWLRAKQANGPIWADTSRFYMVPGMGHCSGGANTYDNFDLLGAVVDWVETGKAPEAVIATRSLSTPGPTPGKRPLCPWPSYPAYVGGDEKSAASFQCRNGV encoded by the coding sequence ATGCAGATCACCGGATGGGCGCTGTCGACACTGGGCAGCCTGTTGGCGACAAGTGCGATGGCCGCACCACCGGCCCGGCAGGCGGCTACGCCCATGGTCGCCAGATGCGCGGCGATGAAGGGTTTCAAGCTGGCCGGGATCAAGATCACGGCGACGTTTCATGTGAAGGAGGGCACGGCGCCCACAGGATCAAGCGCGCCACTCGCGACCCGGCTGCCGGCCTATTGCCAGGCCGAAGGCGTCATCAATGAACGCAGCGGATTTCAGGGTAAACCCTATGGCATCCGCTTTGCGCTGGCGCTGCCCGATGACTGGAGGGGGCGCTTTTTGCTGCAAGGCGGTGGCGGGCTGAACGGCAGCGTGAAACCGCCATTCGGCGCTGCCGCAGCAGGCAATCGTCCGGCGCTCGCGCGCGGTTTTGCGGTGGCGAGCCATGACAGTGGCCATGTCGGTGCGGTGTTCGACGGCGCATTCATGGCGGATCAGCGCGCCAATCTCAATTTCTCCGAAGCATCGGTGCGCGTCGTGGCGGAAGCGGCCAAGAGAATGACTGCCGGCTATTATCGAAAGGCGATCGCGCACAGCTATATGGCGGGCTGCTCGACCGGCGGGCGCGAATCGATGCTCGCCTCGCAACGCTATCCCGAGCTGTTTGACGGGATCGTCGTCGGCGCGCCCGCCATGCGCACGGGCAATTCGAATCTCGGCACGTTTTGGGCAGGAGTCCAGTTCAACCAGGCAGCGCCACGCGATCCGCAAGGACTGCCGGTCGTAGACCGGATCTTCTCGGCCGGCGACCGCAAGCTGTTCCTCGACGGGTTGCTCGGCCAATGCGACGCGCTTGACGGGTTGAAGGACCGCGTGATCTCCAACGTCTCCGCCTGCAAGTTCAAGCCGGCGCTGCTCCAGTGCAAGGGCGAGAAGACCGAAACCTGTTTCAGTCCGGCGCAGGTCAAGGCGATCGAGGCGGCGTACCAGCCGCCAAAGGATGCCAGTGGGCGGGCGCTTTATGCCCCCTTCCCTTATGACACCGGCAATATTGCCGACGGCCCCGGCATTCCGGGCTTTTTCCCGACCGGCAGGCCGGGCATTTTCGGCCCGCCCAATCGCGACCTGGCAATGGATGTCGATGCACGGATCGAAGCCATTCGCGCCAATGCGGGGCAGCGGCTGACCGACACCGATATATGGACCAATCTCAACGCCTTCACTGGCCATGGTGGCAAGATCCTGTTCTACCACGGCGTCAGCGACCCCTGGTTCTCCGCTTGGGACACGCTGGATTACTGGCTCCGAGCGAAGCAGGCGAACGGCCCGATCTGGGCCGATACCAGCCGCTTCTACATGGTTCCCGGCATGGGCCATTGCAGCGGCGGCGCGAACACATATGACAACTTCGATCTGCTTGGCGCGGTGGTCGACTGGGTCGAAACGGGCAAAGCGCCCGAAGCGGTGATCGCCACGCGCAGCTTGTCGACGCCGGGGCCGACACCCGGCAAGCGCCCTTTATGCCCATGGCCGAGCTATCCGGCCTATGTCGGCGGCGATGAGAAATCGGCGGCGAGCTTCCAATGCCGGAATGGGGTTTGA